The Candidatus Synechococcus calcipolaris G9 nucleotide sequence GGTCGATATAAGCATGTCCCTAATTTGCTGCTGGAGGATTCGACGGAATGGAGTTTGAAGCGTTATTACTGGGTTTAGAACCACTCACGGTGTTGGCTTTGGGAGTAGGAGCAGTGGCCGTGGCTCCAGTCGTCGGTGCCGTAGACTCGATGACCGGCCATAATCTCACCGAGCAAGCCCGCAATGCGGCAAAAACAGGGTTGGTCTGGGCCTTTGATACCTACGAGAAGGCGCAAACGGCGGTTGCCGAGGCCAGTGAGTCTTTTCAGGATCTAGTTGCCGAAGCCAAGTCGGAAATGGTAGAAACAAAATCTGCCACTGAAGAGAATGAACCTCGGGAAGTCACGATTAGTTAGTAGTGGGTGCTGCTGCGCTGGGAAATCCTTGTCTTGCTCACCTCTGGTCACTGAGGGAGCATGGGGCTTTTCAGCGCACCCTGTTGTTAAGGGCGATCAAGATCGCCCCCGTGTGCAGTCATGATTCACCTGAAACTACGCTGGTTTTCCCCTCTTTAATCTTTTATTATCCTGAATTTTACTTGTCTTTAATAATCTACGCCCCGCTTGAGATCAAT carries:
- a CDS encoding DUF5132 domain-containing protein — translated: MEFEALLLGLEPLTVLALGVGAVAVAPVVGAVDSMTGHNLTEQARNAAKTGLVWAFDTYEKAQTAVAEASESFQDLVAEAKSEMVETKSATEENEPREVTIS